DNA sequence from the Thiobacillus sp. SCUT-2 genome:
TCGGCGAAGTGATCCGGGACAGCGAGGCGGGACGCTACAACAAGCAGGTCGACAGCTCGTTCCGCTGGTCGATGAGCTGGTTCATCTTTTCCGAGGTGATGTTCTTCGCGGCCTTCTTCGGCGCGCTCTTCTACACGCGGGTGTTGTCGGTGCCGTGGCTCGGCGAGTCCGATACGATGCAGCAGCTCTGGCCCAACTTCAAGGCGACGTGGCCCACTGCCGGGCCGGGTCTGACCGCCGATGGCCTCAAGTTCACACCGATGGAAGCGTGGGGCATTCCGGCGATCAACACGCTGCTGCTGCTGAGCTCGGGCGTCACGGTGACGTGGGCGCACTGGGGCCTCAAGAAGAACAACCGCATGCAGCTGATCATCGGCCTCGCCATGACGGTGGCGCTGGGCGTGACCTTCCTGTTCCTGCAGGCCTACGAATATCACCATGCCTACACCGAAATGGGCCTGACCCTCGGCGCGGGCGTCTACGGCGCGACGTTCTTCATGCTCACGGGCTTCCATGGATTTCACGTGCTGGTCGGCACGACGATGCTCGTCGTGATGCTGCTGCGCTCGATGGCCGGGCATTTCACGGCCGATCACCATTTCGCATTTGAGGCGGTGTCGTGGTACTGGCACTTCGTCGACGTCGTGTGGGTGCTGCTGTTCATCCTGGTCTACTGGCTGATCTAGGACGCTCGTGCACCGGGAAGCCGCGCCTAGCAAGGGCTTCGGGGGCAAGACGGGCTATCGCAAGCCGCTTTGCGGGATGATGCCGAAGTAATAGCCCGCCATCAGCAGGAGGAAGAGGGTGAGGGAGAGCGCGATGCGCACGGTGAGCATCTTGACCGTGCGATCCGACCCTCCCTTGTCCTTGACAAGGTAGTAGAGGGCACTGGCCAGGCTGGCCAAAATGAACACGATGAAGAGCAGGGCAATGATGCGCATGGGGCGGGACGCTCGCAAAAATTCCAGTCTATCCGGATCGAGGGTCCCGTGCACTTGCTGAAGGTGCGCGTCGGGTCGTGGCAGTTCTCGCCTGGCGTGTGGCCGACGCTGGCAGCCTTGTTCTTTTTCGTCCTGACGCTCGAACTCGGCAACTGGCAGCTGGGACGGGCCGAGGCGAAGCGCGCCTTGCAGGACCGCTATGACGTGGCGTTGCGCGAGGCCCCGATTCATGTCGGCGGCGAGCCGCTCGATCCGGAAAGCGTGCTCTACCGCAAGCTCGAAGTGCGCGGCGTATTCGATGCGGCGCACACGATTTTGCTGGACAACCGCATCTATCAAGGCGTTGCCGGCTATCACGTCCTCACGCCCCTGATGATCGAGGGCGGGTCGCTGGCCATCCTGGTCAATCGCGGCTGGGTGGCCGTGGGACGATCCCGCGCGCAGCCTCCGTTCCCGCCGACGCCCGAAGGCACCGTGCACCTGGAGGGCATCGCGGTCGACCCTCATAGCCGCTATCTCGAGCTGGCGCCGACGGCACCGCAGGGGCGCGTGTGGCAGAACCTCGACTTCGCGCGCTATGCCGCCTCGACCCGCCTGCGTCTGCAGCCGGTGATGCTGCTGCAGACCAGCGCGCTGGCAGACGGCCTGCGGCGCGACTGGCCGCGCCCCGATGCCGGCGTCACGATGCACGAGGGCTATGCGATCCAGTGGTACGGGCTGGCGGCGACGCTTGCGGTGCTCTGGCTGGTACTCAACATCAGGCGGCATGCCGGCGACGACAGCTGACGAGGGTAGAGACAATGAGCGGAGGGTGGCTTCAGACATGCGATTGACTTCGCGCGGCAAGTTCCTGTTGGTGGTGGGCGTCTTCGTGGCGCCCGTGGTCGCAGCCTATCTGGCCTACGCGGGATGGCGGCCGTCGGCGCACTCGAATTACGGCGATCTGCTCAACGTCACGCCTTTGCAGCAGACAGCCGGGCAGACGCCGGATGGCCACGCCTTCGATCTCGGCGAACTTCGCGGCAAGTGGGTCATGGTGCGTGTGGGGCCGGGGCATTGCGACGCCGCATGCGCATGGCAGCTGTACCTGATGCGGCAGACGCGCATCGCTCAGGGCAAGGAGCAGTCGCGCATCGAGCGCCTCTGGGTGCTGACCGACACGGCTCCGCCGGACACCGCCGTGCTTGCGGCCCATCCCGGATTGCATGTCTGGCGGCCGGCGTCTCCGGCCTTCGCGGCGCAGTTTCCGGCGCCGCAGGGCAGCGCCACGGCGCATATCTATTTGATCGACCCCCTTGGCAACCTGATGATGCGATTCCCGTCGCACGTCGACGCGAAGGGCATGATGAAAGACCTGCGCCTGCTTCTCAAGGCGTCCCAGATTGGCT
Encoded proteins:
- a CDS encoding cytochrome c oxidase subunit 3; the protein is MSLAQTDKYYLPQPSLWPIVGSVALLTMAIGGVMTLHDVNHGGWVLVAGVAVLFFMMFGWFGEVIRDSEAGRYNKQVDSSFRWSMSWFIFSEVMFFAAFFGALFYTRVLSVPWLGESDTMQQLWPNFKATWPTAGPGLTADGLKFTPMEAWGIPAINTLLLLSSGVTVTWAHWGLKKNNRMQLIIGLAMTVALGVTFLFLQAYEYHHAYTEMGLTLGAGVYGATFFMLTGFHGFHVLVGTTMLVVMLLRSMAGHFTADHHFAFEAVSWYWHFVDVVWVLLFILVYWLI
- a CDS encoding twin transmembrane helix small protein yields the protein MRIIALLFIVFILASLASALYYLVKDKGGSDRTVKMLTVRIALSLTLFLLLMAGYYFGIIPQSGLR
- a CDS encoding SURF1 family protein, which translates into the protein MHLLKVRVGSWQFSPGVWPTLAALFFFVLTLELGNWQLGRAEAKRALQDRYDVALREAPIHVGGEPLDPESVLYRKLEVRGVFDAAHTILLDNRIYQGVAGYHVLTPLMIEGGSLAILVNRGWVAVGRSRAQPPFPPTPEGTVHLEGIAVDPHSRYLELAPTAPQGRVWQNLDFARYAASTRLRLQPVMLLQTSALADGLRRDWPRPDAGVTMHEGYAIQWYGLAATLAVLWLVLNIRRHAGDDS
- a CDS encoding SCO family protein yields the protein MRLTSRGKFLLVVGVFVAPVVAAYLAYAGWRPSAHSNYGDLLNVTPLQQTAGQTPDGHAFDLGELRGKWVMVRVGPGHCDAACAWQLYLMRQTRIAQGKEQSRIERLWVLTDTAPPDTAVLAAHPGLHVWRPASPAFAAQFPAPQGSATAHIYLIDPLGNLMMRFPSHVDAKGMMKDLRLLLKASQIG